A window of Deinococcus radiotolerans contains these coding sequences:
- a CDS encoding riboflavin synthase, producing MFTGIIEQVGVIARTTEHEGNLTVTIQPARMWADVELGESIAVNGTCLTVTTWDAAGFTVDLSRETLAKTAPHWREGMKVNLERAMTAQARFGGHVVSGHVDGVGTVLRVDAQPGAYTITVRTAPHLARYLVPKGSVTVDGVSLTVVDAGGPAGSRADLRPDEFTLWLVPHTLEVTTLHTWAAGTQMNLEADQMAKYVERLILMRDWTPEQEVTV from the coding sequence ATGTTTACTGGAATCATCGAACAGGTGGGCGTCATTGCCCGCACCACCGAGCACGAGGGGAACCTGACCGTCACCATCCAGCCCGCGCGCATGTGGGCGGACGTGGAACTGGGTGAGAGCATCGCCGTCAACGGCACCTGCCTGACCGTGACCACCTGGGACGCGGCGGGCTTCACCGTGGACCTCAGCCGAGAAACCCTCGCCAAGACCGCCCCACACTGGCGCGAGGGCATGAAGGTGAACCTGGAGCGAGCCATGACCGCCCAGGCGCGTTTTGGCGGGCACGTGGTGAGCGGGCACGTGGACGGCGTGGGCACGGTCCTGCGCGTGGACGCCCAGCCCGGCGCATACACCATAACCGTGCGCACCGCGCCGCACCTCGCGCGCTACCTCGTGCCGAAGGGCAGCGTCACCGTGGACGGCGTGAGCCTGACCGTCGTGGACGCGGGCGGCCCGGCCGGCAGTCGCGCGGACCTGCGCCCGGACGAATTCACGCTGTGGCTCGTGCCGCACACGCTGGAGGTCACCACCCTACACACCTGGGCGGCGGGCACGCAGATGAATCTGGAGGCCGACCAGATGGCCAAGTACGTCGAGCGACTGATCCTGATGCGCGACTGGACGCCCGAACAGGAGGTGACGGTATGA
- a CDS encoding bifunctional 3,4-dihydroxy-2-butanone-4-phosphate synthase/GTP cyclohydrolase II, with amino-acid sequence MTLASIPDLLAELRAGRPVILVDDENRENEGDLLMPAATATPEWVNFMAREGRGLICVTLTPERARALDLTPMVGQSSDPNGTAFTVSVDHVSNSTGISAFDRAATIAALMDDAARPADFRRPGHIFPLVARPGGVLRRAGHTEAGCDLARLSGFAPVGVICEIMNDSGEMSRLPDLLAFGERHGLKVGSIEALISYRMEHDPFMQLVAEARLPTEYGEFRLVGFKDTLSGAEHVALVMGDVTPEPLLVRVHSECLTGDGFHSLRCDCGPQRDAAMQAIAAEGRGVLVYLRQEGRGIGLLNKIRAYHLQDGGADTVEANLQLGFPADARDFGIGAQMLHLLGARHLRVLTNNPRKLHSLGGFGLDVVERVPLHVGHNEHNTAYLNTKAAKLGHIGTDGSGD; translated from the coding sequence ATGACCCTGGCCTCTATCCCTGACCTGCTGGCGGAACTGCGCGCCGGGCGCCCCGTGATCCTGGTGGATGACGAGAACCGCGAGAACGAGGGCGACCTCCTCATGCCGGCCGCCACGGCGACGCCCGAGTGGGTGAACTTCATGGCGCGCGAGGGACGCGGCCTGATCTGCGTGACCCTCACCCCCGAGCGGGCGCGGGCGCTGGACCTGACCCCGATGGTGGGGCAGAGCAGCGACCCGAACGGTACGGCCTTCACCGTCAGCGTGGACCACGTCAGCAACTCCACCGGCATCAGCGCCTTCGATCGCGCCGCGACCATCGCGGCCCTGATGGACGACGCGGCCAGGCCCGCCGATTTCCGCCGCCCCGGCCACATCTTCCCGCTGGTGGCGCGGCCCGGCGGTGTGCTGCGCCGCGCCGGACACACCGAGGCCGGCTGCGACCTCGCCCGGCTCTCGGGCTTCGCGCCGGTCGGTGTGATCTGCGAGATCATGAATGATTCCGGCGAGATGAGCCGCCTCCCGGACCTCCTCGCGTTCGGCGAACGGCACGGCCTGAAGGTCGGCAGCATCGAGGCGCTCATCTCGTACCGCATGGAACATGACCCCTTCATGCAGCTGGTGGCGGAAGCCCGGCTGCCCACCGAGTACGGCGAGTTCCGCCTTGTCGGCTTCAAGGACACCCTCAGCGGCGCGGAACACGTCGCGCTCGTCATGGGCGACGTCACCCCCGAGCCCCTCCTCGTGCGCGTGCACAGCGAATGCCTCACCGGGGACGGCTTCCACAGCCTGCGCTGCGACTGCGGCCCGCAACGCGACGCCGCCATGCAGGCCATCGCCGCTGAGGGCCGCGGCGTCCTCGTGTACCTCCGCCAGGAAGGGCGCGGCATCGGCCTGCTGAACAAGATCCGCGCCTACCACCTCCAGGACGGCGGCGCCGATACCGTCGAGGCGAACCTGCAACTGGGGTTCCCCGCCGACGCCCGCGACTTCGGCATCGGCGCGCAGATGCTCCATCTGCTCGGCGCGCGGCACCTGCGCGTCCTGACGAACAACCCCCGCAAACTCCACAGCTTAGGCGGCTTCGGCCTGGACGTCGTCGAACGCGTGCCCCTCCACGTCGGGCACAACGAACACAACACCGCGTACCTCAACACTAAGGCCGCGAAACTCGGCCACATCGGCACCGACGGCAGCGGGGATTAA
- a CDS encoding DUF3969 family protein, with protein sequence MTEAAELQLIFQSSVDLERWVLTHGVGLLYAIRQGVMAPIAAESELFKPAYLHLLEKKSCSLEVCDFVQRGFFLDDVQHLVGEEALQHTVDEMLDIAVRLLRERPKDIWVGRVSPA encoded by the coding sequence ATGACAGAAGCTGCGGAGCTTCAACTGATCTTTCAATCTTCAGTCGATTTGGAGCGGTGGGTGTTGACTCATGGTGTTGGCCTTCTCTACGCCATTCGGCAGGGCGTCATGGCACCCATCGCAGCAGAGAGCGAGCTGTTTAAACCGGCCTACCTTCATCTTCTAGAGAAGAAGAGTTGCTCTCTTGAAGTTTGTGACTTCGTTCAGAGGGGATTCTTTCTCGATGACGTGCAACACCTCGTTGGCGAGGAAGCTCTGCAACACACGGTAGATGAGATGCTGGACATAGCTGTGCGTCTCCTGCGGGAACGGCCGAAAGACATCTGGGTTGGCAGGGTCTCGCCGGCTTAA
- the ribH gene encoding 6,7-dimethyl-8-ribityllumazine synthase → MNRIEANLLATDLKFAVVSTRWNHLIVDRLVDGAELAFVQHGGKTENLDHFLAPGSYEVPLIARKLAESGKYDAVVCLGAVIKGDTDHYDFVAGGAANGILNTSLHTGVPVAFGVLTTDTVEQALNRAGIKAGNKGAEAVLAMIETVNLLKQIG, encoded by the coding sequence ATGAACCGAATTGAAGCCAACCTGCTCGCCACCGACCTGAAGTTCGCTGTTGTCAGCACCCGCTGGAATCACCTGATCGTGGACCGTCTGGTGGATGGGGCAGAGCTGGCGTTCGTGCAGCACGGTGGGAAGACGGAGAACCTGGATCATTTCCTGGCGCCAGGCAGTTACGAGGTGCCGCTGATTGCCCGCAAACTGGCGGAGAGCGGGAAGTATGACGCGGTGGTGTGCCTGGGGGCCGTCATCAAGGGCGACACGGACCACTACGATTTCGTGGCGGGCGGCGCGGCGAACGGCATCCTGAACACCAGTCTGCATACGGGGGTGCCGGTGGCGTTCGGCGTGCTGACGACGGACACGGTCGAGCAGGCCCTGAACCGCGCGGGGATCAAGGCCGGGAACAAGGGTGCGGAGGCGGTGCTGGCGATGATCGAGACCGTGAACCTGCTGAAGCAGATCGGGTAA